A segment of the Staphylococcus ratti genome:
AATTGTGATACACATCGGTTCACGGTTTTCATTTAATATCATGTTAAGTTGACCTACAAAAGGTAAAGAATCTTGTTCTACAGTATATAAGACACGGGCACTCGTAGTCGCTTGTTTCTTACCTTCAATGACACGCTGCCCTAAAATAGTCGGATTTTCGCCAAAAGACCATGCTGTATACACTTCATGATCAAATTCAGGATACATTTTTATAAATAAATTCCAAAACGCACGCTGCTTCATCCTCTATCCCCCAATTGTCTATATTTTCTTTATAAAAAAGTATACAGATAGAATATTAAGACTATGTTAAAACACTATGCATTTCTGTTATAAAAAAAGCAGTGTAAGAAAATCCAACAACTCGAATTTCTCACACTGCTTTATGATGATTTTCAATAGGGATGATTGTATTAATCAAAACTTTGATGTAACATATTTTCTTCTATAAAAGTACGCAATTTTTGGTAATCTTCGGTAAAGAAGGCGCCAGATTGTATCAGTTCGGCTGCTTCGTCACGTGCCACTTCAAGCATCCGATAATCTTCAACGATATTTCCAACTAAGAAGTCCGGCAAGCCGCTTTGTTTCACACCAAAAAAATCACCTGGACCACGCATTTCTAAGTCGCGTTCACTTAATTCAAAGCCATCTGTCGTTTGTGTCATAATTTGCATCCGTTCTATACCTGTTTCGGTTTTAGGGGAAGCAATTAATACACAATAACTTTGATGTTCACTCCGCCCCACACGTCCACGTAATTGGTGAAGCGTTGATAGTCCAAAGCGATCGGCATCATAAATAACCATAAACGTAGCATTAGGTACATTCACACCCACCTCTACTACAGTTGTAGAAACAAGCACATCAATGTCGTGGTCACTAAATTGGTGCATCACTTGGTCTTTTTCATCTGACGTCATTTTTCCGTGTAGTACCCCGATTTTTGCTTCGGGCAATTGGATTTTTAAATTATCGTAAAGCGCCAAAATGTTTTGGACATCTTCCAAATGCTCCGAACTTTCAATAAGTGGAGAAATGACATAAGCTTGACGTCCTTTTTTCAGTTCGCTTGCTAATTGTTTCAAAACTTGATCGTAAGCTTCATGTTTGACCCAAGTCGTTTGAATAGGTTTTCTACCTTTAGGTAAATGTTTAATTGATGAAACATCCATCTCTCCAAATACCGATATAGCAAGTGTTCTTGGTATCGGCGTGGCAGTCATAAATAATACGTTGCTCAACGCACCTTTTTCGCGTAGTTTTTGACGTTGTTCAACGCCAAATCTATGTTGTTCATCCGTAATAACTAAACCTACCTTGTTAAACGTGACGTCATCTTGTATTAATGCATGTGTCCCTACTAAACAATCGATTTCACCGTTTTGAAGTTGCTCTAGTAACAGGCGACGCTTTTTCCCTTTAACCGATCCTGTTAACAAAGCAACATGCATGCGGTCGCCAAACAATTGGACCAAACTCTCAGCATGCTGCTCAGCTAAAATTTCAGTGGGCACCATTAATGCGGATTGATATCCAGCTGTTTTTAATGCATACATACAAATTGCAGCAACAACCGTTTTACCAGAACCAACATCACCTTGTAGTAATCTGTGCATGCGTATCGGTGCCTTTAAATCACGAAAAATCTCATTAACACTCGTCTTTTGTCCTTCAGTTAATTCGAAAGGCAGCGCATCAATAAAAGACTTGACTAAGTCTAATTGATAATTCACTTCAACTGCTTGATCAGATGTTTTTTCTAAACGATTCAACCATTGCATGCGCAGTTCAAACATAAAAAATTCAGTAAACGCAAACGTACGTCGTGCTTTAATTAAAGTTTGTTTGTCTTTAGCGCTATGTAACGCATGAAGTGTGTCGTTTAAAGACTCTAATTTGTATTTTTGACGTAAATCTAACGGCAACCATTCATGAATCGTAACGTCTTTTAATGTTTTTTGAATCATATCTTTAAGTGGCTTTTGTTTTAAACCTTCTTTCACACGATAAATAGATGTAAACTGTGCGTCTTCGTGATGTGACAAGTCAAAAATCATTTTCGTTCCATTAATTTCTTGCTTATGTTTTAACCACTTACCTTTAATGATTACCGACTGATGCAACTGAATATTCTTTTTTAAATAAGGTTGA
Coding sequences within it:
- a CDS encoding ASCH domain-containing protein codes for the protein MKQRAFWNLFIKMYPEFDHEVYTAWSFGENPTILGQRVIEGKKQATTSARVLYTVEQDSLPFVGQLNMILNENREPMCITITTHVKVVPFNQVGYGHIINEGEGYTSIEQWRSDHYHYLKEACQYYGLEFHEEEDVVLETFKCIYPVNSKH
- the recG gene encoding ATP-dependent DNA helicase RecG, whose translation is MTKINLIENPYELKDIKGLGPKRLQILNEMNIWSIQDLILHLPTRYEDNTLINLNEAEDEAIVTVQGEVYSSPTVAFFGRNKSKLTVHMMINGIAVKVIYFNQPYLKKNIQLHQSVIIKGKWLKHKQEINGTKMIFDLSHHEDAQFTSIYRVKEGLKQKPLKDMIQKTLKDVTIHEWLPLDLRQKYKLESLNDTLHALHSAKDKQTLIKARRTFAFTEFFMFELRMQWLNRLEKTSDQAVEVNYQLDLVKSFIDALPFELTEGQKTSVNEIFRDLKAPIRMHRLLQGDVGSGKTVVAAICMYALKTAGYQSALMVPTEILAEQHAESLVQLFGDRMHVALLTGSVKGKKRRLLLEQLQNGEIDCLVGTHALIQDDVTFNKVGLVITDEQHRFGVEQRQKLREKGALSNVLFMTATPIPRTLAISVFGEMDVSSIKHLPKGRKPIQTTWVKHEAYDQVLKQLASELKKGRQAYVISPLIESSEHLEDVQNILALYDNLKIQLPEAKIGVLHGKMTSDEKDQVMHQFSDHDIDVLVSTTVVEVGVNVPNATFMVIYDADRFGLSTLHQLRGRVGRSEHQSYCVLIASPKTETGIERMQIMTQTTDGFELSERDLEMRGPGDFFGVKQSGLPDFLVGNIVEDYRMLEVARDEAAELIQSGAFFTEDYQKLRTFIEENMLHQSFD